A stretch of DNA from Sphingomonas sp. SORGH_AS_0879:
CGCCGAACGGTGGCGGGACGCGCGTCGAACGCGAGTTCGATGGTGCGCTGCCGCGGCACCCGCAACGCGATGGCCGTTTCGCGCGCATTGTCGGCGTTGAACAGAGGTTCGTCGACGACGCGGCACGCCCTGCACGATGCGGGATCGAAGCGGACGGGCGCGCTCACCGCCCCGTCACTCTTGACGAATTTCAGGACGATACGGACATCGTCGCGATTGCCGGTCCCCGCCGCCGAAGCGACGGCGGGGACCATTGCGAGCGTGGCGCTGGCCAAGGCCAGTCGCTTCACCATTGCGGCTTCCACGACAGACCGAGCCAGAAGGTGCGGCCTACGGGGAAGAAGTAGTTCACATAGGCCTGATCGACGCCCTGCCGAACGATGAAGGGCGACTTGGTGAGGTTCTGCACCTGCCCGACCAGCTCCACGCCCTCGCGAACGGTCCAGCGCGCCTGCACGTCGATCTGCTGGCGCGGTTCCTGATAGAGGTCGCGGGTCGGGGTATCGCCATCCGCCGATTGCAGCGCACGACCGATGCGGTTGTAGGAGCCGCGCAGTTCTACCGGCCCGATCGCGTAAAAGGCGGTCAGGTTGGCGATGTAGGCGGGTTGCTGGATCAGACCGCTCGTCTTGCGCGTCGCGGGCAGGCCCGATGCAATGCCCGCGGCACTGACGGGCTGGCGATAGGAGCCGTCAAGCAGCGTGAAGTTCGCGTTGAAGCCCAGCCCCGGCAGCGCGGTGATGCGATCCATCGTGTAGCCGACCTCCAGCCCCTTCACGTTCGCCCCCACCGCGTTGCGCGGCGTGCTGACGACGACGTTCTGATAGGTCACGCCCTGAAAGGTCGTGGCCGGTCCCATCTGACTGCTGGTGAAGATCTCGTTGCGGATGTCCTTCACGAACCCGGCGACCGAGATCATGCCCGCGGGCATGTACCATTCGTACGACAGGTCGTAATTCCACGCCTCGCGCGGCTTCAGGTCGGGGTTGCCGGTGTTGACAGTCAGCGTGCCGTCCGTGCCGATCCCGAACGAGGTGCGCGCGGCATATTGGCTGTAGTCGGGCCGTCCGATCGTCTTCGACACGCCCGCGCGAACGCGCATTCCATCGCCGAGCTGATAGGTTGCCAGTGCTGAGGGCAGCCAATAGCCATAATCGGTCGTGCGCCGCACCGGCTCATAGGCGGTCGCACCGCGAACGGTCGGCGCCTGGTTGGTGTCCACGACAAGATGCGTGCTGTCGTAGCGGACGCCGATCTGCGCGTCGAAGCGGTCGGCGCGGAACAGGCCCTGCGCATAGACCGCCTTGGTCGTCTCCACATCGCGGAAGTCGTCGGCGGCGTTGTTCGCGATCTGGTTGGTAGTGGTGAACGAGGCGCGGTTGGCGTCGAACCGCTGCCATGCGGCCGGGCGGTTGATGAGCAGATAGGCCACCGCCGGAGTCAGATACGCCGCCGGCCGCTTGTCGTAGAGAATGCCCGACAGCGTGCCAACCGTGGTTTGGTCGGTGGTCGTGGCGGGGACGTATTCGAGATAGCGCTGGTCGTAGGACAGATCGGTCCGCGTGACCGCCGCCCCGATGTTCGCACCCAAGCCGCGATCATCAGCCGTGGCGTTGAACCCCAGATTGAGCTTGCCGAAGTCGACGGTGGAATCGAGGTCGCGGTTGATGTTACGGAAATAAAGCGCACGGTAGCTGTCGGGATTGGTCGCAGCGGCCGTGTCGTTGATCGTCAGCCGTGGCCGTCCATCGATGATGGTGTAGCCATAGCCATAGGCAGGCAGGAACCCGGCCGACGACGTTCCGGCGCGCGGGTTGGTATCGTATTTGATCATCTCGCGCAGTTCGCGATACTGCGCCTTCGACCGCGCAAGCGTGGTGTCGAGAACGATACCGCCGCCGAAATCATGCCGGCCCTTGGCATCGATCAGCCAGGTGTCGCGCGTTACCGGCTGATAGGTCAGTCCCTGCTGGAGGTCGCCCTGCGCGAACGCGCCGCTGGTTGCGGTGACTGCGGTCGGCGCGCCGGTCGGCAGCGTCAGGATCTCGTAACGGGTCTCGACATCCTTGTCGTGGTAATAGCCGCCGAACAGCGACACTTCGGTCGCGTCGTCGGGCCGCCATTCCAGCTTCAGGTTCCCGCTGAGACGGGTGCGCATATTCTCGAAGAAATAATCCTGGTTGCGAACCGGCACCAGCAAGCCGGTCGACAGGTTCGGAAATGGCGTGCGCGCACCGGCTGCGGTGAAATAGGACCAGCCCGCACCGTTGCTGTCGCCAGGCAGCTCGGCGCGCGCGGTCGAGGGAAGGCGCTGATACTCGACCGAGGCGACGATGCCGAAGCTCTGACCGGGACCAAAGCGTAGCGCGCCGGTCGCGTCGGTGCGGATCGAAGGACCGCCCTGCTGGATGAGCTTGCCCGCCGTGTCGTTATAGCCGCCATTGGCGTTCACGACGAGGAAGCGTTCGCCACGGACGTCGAACGCACTCTTCGACACGATATTGATCTGCCCGCCGAGCGCGTGCGGATCATATTGCGCGGTGACGCTCTTGATCGCCTCGATCCGCGACACCAGCGAGGAGGGCAGCATGTCGAGCCGCGCGCCGCGATACACCCAATCGGGCGATGCGAGCGGAATGCCGTCGATCGTGACCAGATTGTAGCGCGGATCAAGGCCACGGATCGTCGCACGCTGATAGATGTCGCGGTTCTTGGTCGGATCGGCACCCCCTACGACCGAGACCCCGGTGATGCGCCGGCTCGCCTCGACGATGTTGAGATCGGGCAGGCGTCCCACATCGTCCTGCGAAATGGCATCGAGGATCACGGCCGACTGGCGCTTGGTCTTGGTCGCCGACTGCTGCGACGCGCGGAAACCGGTGACGACAATCTCTTCACCCGGTGCCGGTTCGGCGACTGGCCCCGCCTGGGCCGTGTTGGCCACAACCGGTTCGGCGGGTGCGGTCTGTGCGGCGACTGGCAACGCACAGCCCAGCGACGTGCCAACCAGAAGAACGCTAACCAGGCGTATATGACGTGCAGATTTCATCTATATCCCCCTTCGGAACCCGCTTTATATATATCATTCATTGTGATATTTATTTGACAACAGAGGGGGTGCCGCATTTTCGCTGCGGCGTCTGACTATCATGTTGAATCGAAGGGAGTTTGATGTCGGCAGTCAAATTGTCTGCCCGAAGCAGGGCGGTGCTGGCGGCAGTTCGGCGGCGGAATAGCGCGTCGCGAGCGGAACTGATTCGGGACCTGGGCCTCTCGGGCACCGCCGTCTTCCGTGCGACCGAGGAGCTGGAGGCCGCCGGGTTGGTGCGTAGCGGCGAGACGGTCGCGGCCGGGCGCGGTCAGCCAAGCGCGATGATCCATATCCAGCCCGATGCCACGTTCAGCATCGGCGTGTCGGTGATGACCGATCGCGCCGATGTCGTGCTGGTCGATCTGGCGGGCGACATCCGTGCCCGCCGCGAGATCACGCTGCCCGGCATGCCGCGCGCGCCGATGATCGATGCCGCGGTCGGCTTCGCACTCGATCACATGGCGAAGGCGGGCATCGATCGCCGTCGGCTGCTGGGGCTTGGCGTTGCGGTCGCGGGCTATTTCGTCGGCACGTCGATGGTCAATCCAGGCCTTGAGCTGGAAGAATGGGCACTTCTCGATTTGCATGAGGCGATCGAGCGCCAGACCGGTCTGCCTGTCATTGTCGAGAATATCGCCAGTGCCGCGGCGCTGGGCGAGCGTATCCTGGGCGTGGGCACGCGCTATGACAGCTTCTGTTACGTCAATGTCGCGGCCGGGTTCGGCGCGGGTATCGTCATGAACGGCGCGCTGCTGCGCGGCCGTCACGGCAATGCGGGCGAAATCGCCGGACTATTCCGCAGCGCCGGGCGCGTCACCCCGAACTTGATGACGTTACGTGATCGGCTGGCTGACCATGGCATTGCGTGTTCGGGGGTGTCCGACCTGATCGCGCGCTTCGACCCCGCATGGCCGGGGGTGGAGGAGTGGCTGGCCGAACATCAGCCGTCCTTTTCCTATCTGTTCGGTGCGTTGCGCATGACGCTCGACTGCGAAGCGCTGATCCTGGGCGGACGCCTGCCCCGAATGTTGGCGCAGCGGATCGTCGATGCGATCGACTTACCCGAAAATCACTGGCCGGTCCGCCGTGAGCGCCGCGCCCCGCCCACCCTGATGGATGTCGCTAGTCTGGAGCCCGAACTGTCGGGGCCGCTGGGCGCGGCGTCGTTGATGTTCCACCAGACGATGTTCGATTGAACGCCAGGACGCACGCCAGCACGACGCACACCAGGGCGATCGCGGCCAGCGCGCCGGCCATCATCAGCGATGGCGGCGACCACGGATCGCGCATCGTCAGGCGGTAGGGGGACGCGGCCAGCACGTGCCCCACCGTCACGATCGCGGTGGCCTGCGCGGTTTTGGAGACGCAGGTGAAGATCCCGACATGACGCGTAGCGCTTCCCTGTGCCGCGAGCGCCGTCATCGCGGTCCAAAGCATCAGCCATAATCCGCCCGACCCTATGCCGAACGTCATGCCCGCCAGAACGATGCCCACCGGTGCGGATCGCAACGGGCTTGATAACAGACCCGCCGCCCCCGCCAGCATGACGGCCGCCCCGATCAGACTTGAAAAGGCCGACCAGCGGCGACGGCAGCATGCCCAGACCGGCTGACTGATCGTCCCGCCGACCGCCGCCCATAGCAACAGCCCCGAACCGCCCCGGACGAACGCCGAATAGTAAGGCTCGATCAGGCGAAACGCCGAACTGGCGGCGATCATCATCGCCAGCGCGCACAGGATCGTCGCGAAACCCAGATCGTCTCGGGGACGCACGGGCGCATCGGGTCGGGGCGTTTCGCCTGCCAGGGGCGTGCGCGCCAGCCACCATGCGGAACCGCAGACGAACAGCGACAGCAACAGTGCCCAAGCCATCCAGCGGTAGAGATCGCCCCCCCGGATCAGAATCGGAGCGGCGATCACGCTGATCGCGATCGCCGCGACGCCCGACGCGACATTGCGATGTGCAAGGAGCGAGCAGCGCGCGTTGTCGTCGAGTGAAAGCAGCGCCGGAATGGTGTTCTGCGGCACGTCGATCAGCGGATAGGTGACACGAAAGCCAAGCAGCATCACCAAAGCCCAGGCCGATCGGGCGTCCGTCGCGATGAACGGCGTCCCGCAGAACAGCAGAAAGAACACGCACGTCAGCGGCCCACCGCGCGCCTGGACGCGTCGGGCGTGCGCCTCGTCGGATATCCGGCCGTGTCCCCACGTCCCCATAAGAAGATCGGCCAGCCCATTCAGCAGCAGCGACGCCGCCATGATCCAGCCCATCGATCTGGCACCAATCCCGCAGATTTCGGTCAGGAAGAAACCAAACAGCAGCGTGCTGGCATGCCAAAGCTGACTCTTGGCATAATGAGCGATCAAATAGGCGGGGAACCACGTCGCCAGTCGTCGTCGCGATCGTTCGACCAGATTCCGGATGGAGCCTTCCGTAAGCCGCCGATCAGATGCACGGCATCGAATTGCACGGCTCCCTCTTCGTCCCCGCCGGGGGCAGCTACGCCGACGCGAAACCGACGGAGGTGGTGCGGGCGGCAGCGTGAGACGTCGTCAGCCTCGTTGGCGCGTAAAGTGTGCGTACCATCAAAGTTGACAGGGCTGTCATATCGCTGGCGGTCGATTGGACGACAGCGTTCAATCGACCGCCAGCCAGCCCACTTTCGACCAGCTCGAGCCGTACTCCATTCCGCGTTAGGACCGCCGCTTTTGTAACTGTTGTTGCCATTGCTGCTTCGCTGGGAATTTGGCGACACTCCGCAAAAACAGCCGTCGTTTACGTGTCCAGCATGTCCCACTCGTCACCAAGTACCCATCGAATCGCAGATAACTTGCCGCTGAGCATCCCCCATTCGAAATCGCTCCACGGGCCAAGTTCGTCGGGGTACTGTTCTTCCGCACGCTTCATGGCCGCGATCATGCCGTCCCAGATTTCGTCCACGATCATGCCGCGCTGCTCTTCGCGCGAGGCAGCCTCCCAAACCTCTCGCGGAACCTTCTTCTCCTTGCCGCTCTCAACGGCATCGATGATGCCCCACTTCCTACCATACCAAATCTGCGTCGTGAGCTTATCCTCTGCCTCTAGTAGCTCCGAAAGGGCGCGCGATTCCTGGCTATACTCGCGATCGAAGGTAATCTCTTCGATCAGATCGCTGGCGAATTCGCTCATGAGCGCACCAAGGTTGGTCGAATAACGCGAGTGCACCCCGTCGAAGAGGAGCGCGAGGTCAGGATGTGGCAGGCGGGTATCTGCTCCCTTTTGGCTGAAGTCGTGGATGTTGTGGGTGACGAAGGCGAGCACATCGTCATCTTGGCGCTCAGACAAGGCATCTGCATATGTCTCGATGATGATCGCGTCGCCAATACCATTGATCTGACGGTGGAACGGCGCGACCTTAGCGATGGCACGGTCTGCCGCGCGCGCTTTGATACTGTCGCTAACCGGCACGGGTTCGGTCGTCACGAACAGCTTTTCGATCAGGCCCACCGCCTCGTTCACCGCCTCACCGCCGCTAGCGATCCGATAGTCAACCTCATTCAATTGCCTGATTATATCTTCGCGTCCGTCCTCTGGCACGAACTGCACAACGGCGTCCTTCACTCGCTTGAAGTGGCTCGACAAACTCGCGCGGCTCGAAGCCATAACCCGATCGCGATTACGTGCAAATTCGTCGAGGATGATTTGGGGCACAATGAGTTGGACCTCATCCGCCTCAGTCATGGCGAATAGCGCGTCGAGCACAGGCAGGTGGCGAGGATCCTTGGTCAGGTCGAGCCAGACGCAGGTGTCGATGAGCAGGCGTAGTTTCATGTGACTAGCGTAGCCGTCACGCCTTGCGGTCACCAGTGCGCAACCAATGACAGCAGCGGGATCTCGGCTCTCGAGGAAAGGTGCCGTTCGATTCTTCGCTCTTGGACGGTAGTTTCGTCCCAAAACGCATCGTCTTCGCTCCGAGACAGAGCAATATCGGCTAACGATTGCTTCTGGTACCGCCAGGCGTGCGACTAAGGTAAAACCCGACCGACCTCCTCTGGTGCTGGAAGCCAGCACGTCGATCGCCTGCCGAAAATTCGATAGCGGTTACGGGCGATCCATCGATAGGCCCGGTCGCGCAACCAGCGCGGCACCAGGCGGGCCACGCCCGCGACGCGCCACGGCCAGCCCAAGCCGGTGTAGATCGCGATCACCGCATCGCTGTCCCGCAGGACGTGATCGCCGTCGACGACGAGGATCGTGTCGGGATCGGTCGGGTCGATCCCGTGCCGACGGAACAGCGCCGCACCGGCTGCACCCTGCATCGCCGCCAGTCGGAAGCGGCGCCGACGGTCGTGGCGGAGGATGAACTGGGCATTGGCCGAGCACAAAATGCACTGCGCGTCGAACAGGATGATCGGACCGTCAGTCATCGACCCGCTCCATGCGGCCGGTGTAGCGGATGATGCGGCCGAACGGCCAGAGGTCCACGGGCACATCGAAGACATAGCGTCCGTCGTCCTCATGTTCGCGGGCGTGACAATGCGGGCGGAGGGCGGAAGGCAGCGAAACGCCCAGGAACCGGAAGCCGACAAGGTCTAGCCGGAGCCCGCCGTCCTCAACCGAGACGCGGAAGATGTTGGTCGCCATACCCATCCGTTCGATCATCAGCGCGCCGCGCTCAACAAGCGTGCTGCGATAGCGGCGTCCGGCGAAATCGCGGTGCCAGCGCTCCGCGTCGGCGCGTCGTTCGAACCGCACCGTCACCGGAATGGCGCTCCCCGGCGCAGGGAGTCGCATCATCCGGCAGAGCAGCCGAGCCAGCGGGTTCGGGTTCGCCTGAACCTGCGCCAGACCGCTCCAGCGCTGGTCAATCCGACTGTCGTGCGCCTCGCGCAGGACGGGCGACAGATCATCGATCGTGGAACCGAGCAGACGGCGGAACAGGGGCTGGGTCACCATGCGATCTCCGGCTTGGTCACCATCAGCCAGAAGATGACGATCACCCCGATAAACGCGGGCCAGCCGAGCAGGAACCACGTCCGCGACAGCTGGAAATAGCGCGCCGGGAGCGGCCTGTCCGCCGGTGTGGCGTCGGCGATGCGGCGCATCCGGATCTGGATGCCGACCACCGGCAGCCAGCAGGCTCCGACCATCAGATACAGCGCGATCGAGGCCGCCAGCCAGCCGGTCGTCAGCGGAAAGCCCGCGATATGCGCCAGCCATACGCCCGTCACCGGCTGGACGATGACGGCAGGCGTCGTGAACAGCCAGTCGGCGAGGACGACATTGCGGTTGACCACCCGCCGCGCCCCCGCGTCGCCCGAACGGTTCGCCATCCAGCCGTGGAAGGCGGTGCCCAGCCCGGTGCCGAACAACAAGGTCGAGCTGAGGATATGAACGGTCTTCAGCAGCAGATAATCAGCCATGACGGGTCTCCAGCGCATGGACGGCCAGCGACAGGGCGAGGACGGCGATGTTCTTGGCGAGCGGGCCGAAGGGGGCGGCCCAGAGTTCGGGCGCGATATGGGTCAGGATCTGCGTGTAGGTCGCCATCAGGGCGATCCCCGCAAGCGCCGCGCCGCGTATCCGCAGAAGCAGCGCAGCACCGACCGCGATGTCGGCCAGCGCGCCTGCCCATAAGGCGGTCGTCGCCGCGCCGCCCGACAGGCCGACCCGCGCCAGCCAGGCCATGTTGGTCGCCGCCGGGGTGACGAACAACGGTATCGCTCCACCGGCGAACCAGACTAGCGCGAGTGCGACGCGCAGGACCGGCGCGACGGGGGCAAGGCGTGCCATTCGCAGATCGGCTTCGTTCGCGTGGCGGCGGGCCAGGGCTTGGGCGATCGGTACCGGTCGGAAGCCGGTCATGGCGACGAGCGGCTCGACCGACCCCGTGTTGCCCGCCGCCAGCATCGCCAGCATCGCCAGCCTCTCGCGCGTCACCGGCCCGATGCCGACGCAAGCGACTGCCGCGATCAGCCATCGCGGCACCGCCACCCGCATCGTATCCGGCAGACCGAGCCAGCGGCGCAGGACCGCCACCAGCGCCGCGGTGGTCATCGGCTCCGGCCCGACCGCATCGATCCGCGCGGCCAGCGGCCGCGGGGCATGCAGCAGGCGCACCAGCAGCTCGACCAGATCATCGACATGGATCGGCTGGACCAGCCCATCGGCGCGCCCGAGATCGGGCATAACCGGTAGAGCGCTGAGCGCGGTGAATAGCGCGCTGCTCTGCCCGCCATGACCGATGACCAGCGACGGTCGGACGATCGCAAAGCCGATCCCGGCGCCCATCGCGGCCAGATGGTCGTCGGCGGCGGCCTTGCTGCGGTGATAGGCGCTGGTGGCATCGGCCGCCGCTCCTAGCGCGGAAATCTGGAGCACGCGGCCGACGCCGGCGGCGCGGCAGGCGTCGAACAACGCGATCGGCCCGCCGCTATGGACGTCCGCATAGCCCCGATCGTCACCGAACAGCCCGGCACAGTTCACCACCGCGTCGACGCCCGCCAGCCGCTCGCACCAGTCCTCCGCACCATCGGCGGCGAGGTCACAGCGGATCGCCTTGGCGCCCGGCAGCCGCCGCCGCAGGCGATCCGGCGACCGTCCGGCGGCGATGACGCGGACGCCCTCCGCCACCAGCCGGGCGGCGAGGTGGCGCCCGATGAAGCCATTCGCACCGACGATCAGGACATGCATGGCCTCCGCTCCCGTCAGGCGGCAGCGCGGGGGCTGCGGCTCCACACCGCGAAGCCCATGCCGACCAGGGCCAGCAGAACGCCGATCAGCGCGCTGGTCATCGTTCCCTGCACCAGTTCGGTCGGATCGGTGGCAATGCCGCGCCACGACACGAACAGCATCGGCGTCGCGACCATCATCACCGTCGACCACACCGTCCAGAAACGCGAGCGTTCCTCGGTGCCGCATAGTTCGGCGAGCAGGATGGACAGCGGACGCCACAGCGTCACGACCGCCAGCAATGCGATCAACGCGGTCAGCGCATAGGTGATGAGCAGGGCTGCAATGGGCAACAACATGGGCTGGTCTCCTTCGATGCCAGGCGACGATCGCCCGGTTCGAAGAACGCTTTGCGAATGGCATGCCAATTGCCACGGATGGCGGAAATGCGCGCCTTTTGGTCGTGAGGCGGGGGCGCAATTGTTAACACCGTGAACGGAACAAGCTGCTATGCTGTCAACGATGGATATAGCTGTCGGCCTCTTCGCCTATATCGGCGCGCTGTCGCTGACCGCGATCGCCAGCGTATCGCTGGCGCTGTTCGTCGCGCTGCGGGCGCGGGCGGTGCCGGGGTCGAGCCTGCTGGCCGCGTTTCTGCTCGGCGTCGGGTTGTGGAGCGTGGCGCAGACGCTGCCCGTGTTGCTGGGACCGGCGGCGACGCCGGTCACGGCGACGCTGATCGCGTTGTCACCGCTGCCCGCAGCAGGGTTTCTGCATCTCGCCTTCGCCTTCGCACTGTGCGGCGTGGTGCGGCAGGTGGCGATCGCGGGCTATGCGACCGCGGCGTTCGCCACGTTGGTCGGCTTGATCTTCGGCGTCGGCGCGGTCGTGCCGTGGCACGGCTTTCCGGGCATGTTCGTGCCGTCGGTCATCGGCTGGTGCGTGCTCGGGCTGGCGGCTCTGCTGTCGATCGCCGGGCATCTGCGGCTGGCGCAGACGTGGCGCGAGCAGGACGGCGCCCATCGGCGGCAGGCGGGCGCGGTGTTCGTGTCCAGCCTGATCGGGCTGGTCGCGCTGACCGGGTTCGCCTTTCCGGCGCTGGGGATCGATGCCTATCCGTGGCCGGTCCTGCTGCTACCCTTCTACTCGGTCGCACTCGTCTATGGAATCGTCCGGCACCGTTTCATGGCCGCCGATATCTGGGCACGGCGCGGGCTGGTGTGGTTGATGCTGGTCGCCGGCGCGGGCGCGGCAAGCGCGTTGATCGCCTCGCTCCCGCTGGCACTGGCGGGACGCCCGGCGGGGCTGTTCGCGACGTGGGGCGCGCTGGCGGCGACATTGGCGTTGGGCGTCGCTATTCTCGCCCCCGCTCAAGCGGCTGGCAGACCGAATCGTCTTTCCCGGCGGCCGGATCAGTGAGGCGGACGTGGCAGAATGGCGCGACCGGCTGGCGGAAGCACCCAACGAAGCCGCGCTTGGCGAGGTAGCGCGCGGGTTGCTACGCCAACGGCTCAACCTGCCGGTCGATGGCCCGACGCTGGCCATTACCGGCGAGGCGGTATCCCTGGACGGATGGAACGACGCCCCGGCCGCCACTCGTCATGTTGCCGAACGCTTTGCGGGGCTGGTGGCG
This window harbors:
- a CDS encoding TonB-dependent receptor, whose translation is MKSARHIRLVSVLLVGTSLGCALPVAAQTAPAEPVVANTAQAGPVAEPAPGEEIVVTGFRASQQSATKTKRQSAVILDAISQDDVGRLPDLNIVEASRRITGVSVVGGADPTKNRDIYQRATIRGLDPRYNLVTIDGIPLASPDWVYRGARLDMLPSSLVSRIEAIKSVTAQYDPHALGGQINIVSKSAFDVRGERFLVVNANGGYNDTAGKLIQQGGPSIRTDATGALRFGPGQSFGIVASVEYQRLPSTARAELPGDSNGAGWSYFTAAGARTPFPNLSTGLLVPVRNQDYFFENMRTRLSGNLKLEWRPDDATEVSLFGGYYHDKDVETRYEILTLPTGAPTAVTATSGAFAQGDLQQGLTYQPVTRDTWLIDAKGRHDFGGGIVLDTTLARSKAQYRELREMIKYDTNPRAGTSSAGFLPAYGYGYTIIDGRPRLTINDTAAATNPDSYRALYFRNINRDLDSTVDFGKLNLGFNATADDRGLGANIGAAVTRTDLSYDQRYLEYVPATTTDQTTVGTLSGILYDKRPAAYLTPAVAYLLINRPAAWQRFDANRASFTTTNQIANNAADDFRDVETTKAVYAQGLFRADRFDAQIGVRYDSTHLVVDTNQAPTVRGATAYEPVRRTTDYGYWLPSALATYQLGDGMRVRAGVSKTIGRPDYSQYAARTSFGIGTDGTLTVNTGNPDLKPREAWNYDLSYEWYMPAGMISVAGFVKDIRNEIFTSSQMGPATTFQGVTYQNVVVSTPRNAVGANVKGLEVGYTMDRITALPGLGFNANFTLLDGSYRQPVSAAGIASGLPATRKTSGLIQQPAYIANLTAFYAIGPVELRGSYNRIGRALQSADGDTPTRDLYQEPRQQIDVQARWTVREGVELVGQVQNLTKSPFIVRQGVDQAYVNYFFPVGRTFWLGLSWKPQW
- a CDS encoding ROK family transcriptional regulator — translated: MSAVKLSARSRAVLAAVRRRNSASRAELIRDLGLSGTAVFRATEELEAAGLVRSGETVAAGRGQPSAMIHIQPDATFSIGVSVMTDRADVVLVDLAGDIRARREITLPGMPRAPMIDAAVGFALDHMAKAGIDRRRLLGLGVAVAGYFVGTSMVNPGLELEEWALLDLHEAIERQTGLPVIVENIASAAALGERILGVGTRYDSFCYVNVAAGFGAGIVMNGALLRGRHGNAGEIAGLFRSAGRVTPNLMTLRDRLADHGIACSGVSDLIARFDPAWPGVEEWLAEHQPSFSYLFGALRMTLDCEALILGGRLPRMLAQRIVDAIDLPENHWPVRRERRAPPTLMDVASLEPELSGPLGAASLMFHQTMFD
- a CDS encoding MFS transporter, which encodes MIAHYAKSQLWHASTLLFGFFLTEICGIGARSMGWIMAASLLLNGLADLLMGTWGHGRISDEAHARRVQARGGPLTCVFFLLFCGTPFIATDARSAWALVMLLGFRVTYPLIDVPQNTIPALLSLDDNARCSLLAHRNVASGVAAIAISVIAAPILIRGGDLYRWMAWALLLSLFVCGSAWWLARTPLAGETPRPDAPVRPRDDLGFATILCALAMMIAASSAFRLIEPYYSAFVRGGSGLLLWAAVGGTISQPVWACCRRRWSAFSSLIGAAVMLAGAAGLLSSPLRSAPVGIVLAGMTFGIGSGGLWLMLWTAMTALAAQGSATRHVGIFTCVSKTAQATAIVTVGHVLAASPYRLTMRDPWSPPSLMMAGALAAIALVCVVLACVLAFNRTSSGGTSTTPRPAAPTVRAPD
- a CDS encoding PIN domain-containing protein; the protein is MKLRLLIDTCVWLDLTKDPRHLPVLDALFAMTEADEVQLIVPQIILDEFARNRDRVMASSRASLSSHFKRVKDAVVQFVPEDGREDIIRQLNEVDYRIASGGEAVNEAVGLIEKLFVTTEPVPVSDSIKARAADRAIAKVAPFHRQINGIGDAIIIETYADALSERQDDDVLAFVTHNIHDFSQKGADTRLPHPDLALLFDGVHSRYSTNLGALMSEFASDLIEEITFDREYSQESRALSELLEAEDKLTTQIWYGRKWGIIDAVESGKEKKVPREVWEAASREEQRGMIVDEIWDGMIAAMKRAEEQYPDELGPWSDFEWGMLSGKLSAIRWVLGDEWDMLDT
- a CDS encoding thiol-disulfide oxidoreductase DCC family protein, with protein sequence MTDGPIILFDAQCILCSANAQFILRHDRRRRFRLAAMQGAAGAALFRRHGIDPTDPDTILVVDGDHVLRDSDAVIAIYTGLGWPWRVAGVARLVPRWLRDRAYRWIARNRYRIFGRRSTCWLPAPEEVGRVLP
- a CDS encoding DUF4166 domain-containing protein; translated protein: MVTQPLFRRLLGSTIDDLSPVLREAHDSRIDQRWSGLAQVQANPNPLARLLCRMMRLPAPGSAIPVTVRFERRADAERWHRDFAGRRYRSTLVERGALMIERMGMATNIFRVSVEDGGLRLDLVGFRFLGVSLPSALRPHCHAREHEDDGRYVFDVPVDLWPFGRIIRYTGRMERVDD
- a CDS encoding DUF2269 domain-containing protein, producing MADYLLLKTVHILSSTLLFGTGLGTAFHGWMANRSGDAGARRVVNRNVVLADWLFTTPAVIVQPVTGVWLAHIAGFPLTTGWLAASIALYLMVGACWLPVVGIQIRMRRIADATPADRPLPARYFQLSRTWFLLGWPAFIGVIVIFWLMVTKPEIAW
- a CDS encoding SDR family oxidoreductase; protein product: MHVLIVGANGFIGRHLAARLVAEGVRVIAAGRSPDRLRRRLPGAKAIRCDLAADGAEDWCERLAGVDAVVNCAGLFGDDRGYADVHSGGPIALFDACRAAGVGRVLQISALGAAADATSAYHRSKAAADDHLAAMGAGIGFAIVRPSLVIGHGGQSSALFTALSALPVMPDLGRADGLVQPIHVDDLVELLVRLLHAPRPLAARIDAVGPEPMTTAALVAVLRRWLGLPDTMRVAVPRWLIAAVACVGIGPVTRERLAMLAMLAAGNTGSVEPLVAMTGFRPVPIAQALARRHANEADLRMARLAPVAPVLRVALALVWFAGGAIPLFVTPAATNMAWLARVGLSGGAATTALWAGALADIAVGAALLLRIRGAALAGIALMATYTQILTHIAPELWAAPFGPLAKNIAVLALSLAVHALETRHG
- a CDS encoding histidine kinase N-terminal 7TM domain-containing protein — translated: MDIAVGLFAYIGALSLTAIASVSLALFVALRARAVPGSSLLAAFLLGVGLWSVAQTLPVLLGPAATPVTATLIALSPLPAAGFLHLAFAFALCGVVRQVAIAGYATAAFATLVGLIFGVGAVVPWHGFPGMFVPSVIGWCVLGLAALLSIAGHLRLAQTWREQDGAHRRQAGAVFVSSLIGLVALTGFAFPALGIDAYPWPVLLLPFYSVALVYGIVRHRFMAADIWARRGLVWLMLVAGAGAASALIASLPLALAGRPAGLFATWGALAATLALGVAILAPAQAAGRPNRLSRRPDQ